A single Natrinema pellirubrum DSM 15624 DNA region contains:
- a CDS encoding GTP-dependent dephospho-CoA kinase family protein: protein MTRDDTDDAFADDDQLLVLPDALRHELKEPMGPIETDADRLLEGVDGPLIAVGDVVTYHLLQAGRRPDVALVDGRTKRTEVDAEIREAVTEGASIEVRNPPAELGVPVVRALRRALSTGDPTTILVDGEEDLVALPAIVAAPEGASVVYGQPDEGMVHVTVTDDHRAEMRDLLERFEGDTERFWELLEG, encoded by the coding sequence GTGACTCGCGACGACACAGACGACGCGTTCGCCGACGACGACCAGCTGCTGGTCCTGCCCGACGCCTTGCGCCACGAACTCAAAGAGCCGATGGGCCCGATCGAGACCGACGCCGACCGGCTCCTCGAGGGCGTCGACGGCCCCCTGATCGCCGTCGGCGACGTCGTCACCTATCACCTCCTGCAGGCGGGCCGCCGGCCCGACGTGGCCCTCGTCGACGGCCGGACCAAACGTACCGAGGTCGACGCCGAAATCCGCGAGGCGGTCACCGAGGGCGCGAGCATCGAGGTCCGAAACCCCCCCGCCGAACTGGGCGTGCCGGTCGTCCGGGCGCTCCGGCGCGCGCTCTCGACCGGCGACCCGACCACGATTCTGGTCGACGGTGAGGAGGACCTCGTCGCGCTGCCGGCGATCGTCGCCGCGCCCGAGGGCGCAAGCGTCGTCTACGGCCAGCCCGACGAGGGGATGGTCCACGTGACCGTTACCGACGACCACCGCGCCGAGATGCGCGACCTGCTCGAGCGCTTCGAGGGCGACACCGAACGGTTCTGGGAGTTGCTCGAGGGTTGA
- a CDS encoding cryptochrome/photolyase family protein → MLLYWHRRDRRTADDRGLAAAVDAADGPVLPVYVFDPAVTDRLGARKRAFVDRTVRALRARYRDLESDLLVRSGAAPDVLADLCDEYDVDRVVTTECYDPVRRDRTAAVDAALAVPLETHVDTVLVDPRTLEPSYPTHSQFHADWQERPKPAPAPEPDPDALADVTADEPIAIADSDIDLPEAGTEAARDRLASFRDTGLRHYADTRDDLAAAVERPLEAVSRLSPYLAAGAIGIREVWETVTDVRDGVDGDERRNVDKYAFELTWRELYYHLLAHTPDLATANYKQFPNEIAWRNDEAEFRAWKRGETGYPLVDAGMRQLDREGYIHNRPRQVVASFLTKHLLIDWRRGAAHFRERLVDHDPAVNPGNWQWVASTGTDSVDVRIFDPVAQAAKYDDTGAFVREYVPELADAPAEAIVEWPTLPAERRAALAPDYPAPIVHRDDAYERAQRVFERALGKRDDG, encoded by the coding sequence ATGCTTCTGTACTGGCACCGGCGCGATCGACGGACGGCCGACGATCGGGGACTGGCCGCCGCGGTCGATGCCGCGGACGGACCCGTCCTCCCCGTCTACGTGTTCGATCCCGCGGTCACCGACCGGCTCGGTGCGCGCAAACGCGCGTTCGTCGACCGGACCGTCCGGGCGCTCCGAGCGCGGTATCGCGACCTCGAGAGCGACCTCCTCGTGCGATCGGGAGCGGCGCCCGACGTCCTCGCCGATCTCTGCGATGAGTACGACGTCGACCGCGTCGTTACGACGGAGTGCTACGACCCGGTCCGCCGGGACCGAACGGCCGCCGTCGATGCCGCGCTCGCGGTCCCCCTCGAGACCCACGTAGATACGGTCTTGGTCGATCCGCGAACGCTCGAACCGTCGTACCCGACCCACAGTCAGTTTCACGCGGACTGGCAGGAGCGGCCGAAGCCGGCCCCAGCACCCGAGCCCGACCCGGACGCGCTCGCCGACGTCACCGCCGACGAACCGATCGCGATCGCGGATAGCGACATCGATCTCCCCGAGGCGGGGACCGAGGCCGCCCGCGATCGCCTCGCATCCTTCCGCGACACCGGACTGCGGCACTACGCCGACACCCGGGACGATCTCGCGGCCGCGGTCGAGCGCCCGCTCGAGGCCGTCTCACGGCTCTCACCGTATCTGGCCGCCGGTGCGATCGGAATCCGCGAGGTCTGGGAAACCGTCACGGATGTCCGGGACGGCGTCGACGGCGACGAGCGGCGCAACGTCGACAAGTACGCGTTCGAACTCACGTGGCGAGAACTGTACTACCACCTGCTCGCCCACACTCCCGATCTGGCGACGGCAAACTACAAGCAGTTCCCGAACGAGATCGCGTGGCGAAACGACGAGGCCGAGTTCCGGGCGTGGAAACGCGGCGAGACGGGGTATCCACTCGTCGACGCCGGAATGCGCCAGCTCGACCGGGAAGGGTACATCCACAACCGGCCGCGACAGGTCGTCGCGAGCTTCCTGACGAAACACCTCCTGATAGACTGGCGACGCGGCGCGGCCCACTTCCGGGAGCGGCTAGTCGATCACGATCCCGCGGTCAACCCCGGGAACTGGCAGTGGGTCGCTTCGACGGGGACCGACTCGGTCGACGTTCGGATCTTCGATCCCGTCGCACAGGCCGCCAAGTACGACGACACCGGGGCGTTCGTCCGCGAGTACGTCCCCGAACTGGCCGACGCGCCCGCCGAGGCGATCGTGGAGTGGCCGACGCTCCCCGCCGAGCGGCGGGCGGCACTCGCGCCCGACTATCCGGCACCGATCGTCCACAGAGACGACGCCTACGAACGGGCCCAGCGGGTCTTCGAACGGGCGCTCGGAAAACGAGACGACGGCTGA